The following coding sequences lie in one Drosophila bipectinata strain 14024-0381.07 chromosome XR, DbipHiC1v2, whole genome shotgun sequence genomic window:
- the LOC108123892 gene encoding S-phase kinase-associated protein 1-like has translation MMVRLETSDGRIIRVDFGLLDRSVVIRDMCRVSQPETDDSGKILDNDDDSLLPLHGISSNVLLKVLLWAEFHKNDEEPAWVQKVSPSAEEIELQTHDWDKEFLRDDISSIYDLLEGADYLDIRWLFKLCAQKIALHSKRPKGYLKFKRYLQKMPSLMEFQELAATCQNLDDKMKGNDLYKASAFIEKFYRNFAARQAAK, from the coding sequence ATGATGGTGCGTCTGGAGACAAGCGATGGCCGCATTATTCGCGTCGATTTCGGCCTATTGGACCGTTCGGTCGTAATCCGCGATATGTGCCGAGTCAGTCAGCCAGAAACGGATGATTCTGGCAAGATTTTAGACAATGATGATGACTCTTTATTGCCACTCCATGGCATAAGCAGCAATGTCCTGTTGAAGGTCCTGCTCTGGGCCGAGTTCCACAAGAACGACGAAGAACCGGCCTGGGTCCAGAAGGTATCACCGTCCGCCGAAGAAATTGAGCTACAGACCCATGACTGGGACAAGGAATTTCTACGGGATGACATCAGCAGCATCTACGATCTGTTGGAGGGCGCCGACTACTTGGATATCCGCTGGCTCTTCAAGCTATGCGCCCAGAAGATCGCACTGCACAGCAAGCGTCCGAAGGGCTATTTGAAGTTCAAGCGCTATCTCCAGAAGATGCCATCGTTGATGGAGTTCCAGGAATTGGCGGCCACTTGCCAGAACTTGGACGATAAAATGAAAGGCAACGATCTTTATAAAGCCTCGGCATTCATCGAAAAATTTTATCGTAATTTTGCTGCTCGTCAGGCGGCAAAATAA